The following proteins come from a genomic window of Chiloscyllium punctatum isolate Juve2018m chromosome 49, sChiPun1.3, whole genome shotgun sequence:
- the gtf3c4 gene encoding general transcription factor 3C polypeptide 4, with protein MAAVSAASAKRKSGGSPASTRVVLTSKREPSIKLQYPVSGPEPLSWSEDNRLSITTGKNIYVLEQICDIHNNGLDMVIHRTSVPAPSQSCSLKVGSQAEVSGCKDKFLSKKDPTLSHSLMMDRVFNPEGGALSPLRGFKFTSWSPLGCDFNGRCLLASLTLDNRLSIQVNVNRLQWTPALDITEVYGEMLYENKYGNLDADLGGELKDFSEFQRRHYMQAPVRMEWSSICNTQRVKANNECEDVGTVLLAVLLENGDVVIWQFQIPFHGKDSIIACSTIESGINDPSVLAWWEYEHGSRKMSGLIVGSSKGPVKILPVNLKAVKGYFTLRQPVVLWQEMDQLPVHNIRCISLYHPYQKCSCSLVVAARGTYVFWCLLLISKAGLNVHNSHVTGLHTLPIVSLTANKQTASFYTCSVDGTIRKLTPLFTDVAVKFDHTLIKLPESIGTVRLHGICLSPNNAYLALVTAEGINNGLHPASRMYQVQFITLKTPEEAASKILESSIHNLFKQVDLLDLVRWRVLTEKRIPPELDEALDHKLQTNPSNYLWRLRLFLLKILFQTLQKAPTEALWRPNHCESKILLCDNPALLSENKRQPDEAKTSSESTQTNRGVASQAEDTSVEPKDGNTEEHIHEMIAKKLNAIQTNIEVVELHLTREHMKRVLGEVYLHTWITENTSVPTRGICDFLTSDPSYDDRTAKVLISHNLKKLTKQTFPEHCSLCKEVLPFTDRRKAVCSNGHIWHRCVLTYHACQSLTYRRCLLQDSIARQHLPSDPDWIKRLLQSPCTYCDSPLF; from the exons ATGGCGGCGGTGTCTGCGGCCTCCGCGAAGAGGAAGAGTGGCGGTAGCCCGGCCAGCACTAGGGTGGTGCTGACAAGCAAGCGGGAGCCCAGCATCAAGCTGCAGTATCCGGTGAGCGGGCCCGAGCCGCTCAGTTGGTCCGAGGACAACCGGCTCTCCATCACCACCGGCAAAAACATCTACGTCCTGGAGCAGATTTGCGACATCCATAACAACGGGCTGGACATGGTGATCCACAGGACCTCGGTGCCAGCACCCAGCCAGAGCTGCTCCCTCAAG GTTGGCTCTCAGGCAGAAGTAAGTGGCTGCAAGGACAAGTTCCTGAGTAAAAAAGATCCAACTCTAAGTCATTCACTAATGATGGACAGGGTCTTTAATCCTGAAGGGGGTGCTTTGTCGCCATTGCGAGGTTTTAAATTTACCAGCTGGTCTCCTTTGGGTTGTGACTTCAATGGAAGGTGTCTGTTAGCATCTTTGACACTGGACAATAGACTGTCCATCCAGGTGAATGTGAACAGGTTGCAGTGGACACCAGCTTTAGATATTACAGAGGTATATGGTGAGATGCTGTATGAGAACAAATATGGGAATTTGGATGCGGATCTGGGTGGGGAGTTGAAGGATTTCTCTGAATTCCAAAGGAGACATTATATGCAGGCTCCTGTTAGAATGGAATGGTCCAGTATCTGCAACACTCAACGCGTAAAAGCTAACAATGAGTGTGAAGACGTGGGCACTGTACTGTTGGCTGTCCTACTTGAAAACGGTGATGTTGTTATATGGCAATTCCAAATCCCGTTTCATGGCAAAGATTCTATCATTGCATGCAGTACCATTGAATCAGGTATTAATGACCCAAGTGTTCTGGCTTGGTGGGAATACGAACATGGTAGTCGCAAAATGAGTGGGTTGATTGTTGGCAGTTCTAAAGGACCTGTTAAGATTCTGCCAGTGAACTTGAAAGCAGTGAAAGGTTACTTCACTCTCCGACAACCTGTGGTTCTGTGGCAAGAGATGGATCAGTTACCTGTGCACAATATTAGATGTATCTCTCTCTACCATCCCTACCAGAAGTGCAGCTGCAGCTTGGTTGTGGCAGCCAGAGGAACGTATGTTTTCTGGTGCTTACTATTGATATCCAAAGCTGGACTGAATGTTCACAATTCTCATGTGACAGGCCTCCACACTCTTCCCATTGTGTCTCTGACAGCCAATAAACAAACTGCGAGTTTCTACACCTGCTCTGTTGATGGAACCATTCGAAAGCTGACTCCTCTTTTCACGGATGTAGCAGTAAAGTTTGATCATACCTTAATCAAATTGCCGGAGTCAATTGGCACAGTGAGACTTCATGGAATATGTCTCAGCCCAAACAATGCATACCTTGCTCTTGTGACGGCAGAAGGTATAAACAATGGTCTCCATCCAGCCAGCCGTATGTACCAGGTGCAGTTTATCACATTAAAAACGCCAGAAGAAGCAGCTTCTAAAATTTTAGAATCTTCCATTCACAATTTGTTCAAACAAGTGGACTTACTTGACCTTGTACGTTGGCGAGTGTTGACTGAAAAACGTATTCCTCCAGAGCTAGATGAAGCTCTAGACCATAAACTTCAGACAAATCCATCAAATTACTTGTGGCGTTTAAGACTTTTTCTCTTGAAGATTTTGTTTCAGACCCTACAAAAGGCACCTACTGAAGCACTTTGGAGACCAAATCATTGTGAGTCAAAGATTTTGCTTTGTGACAACCCTGCATTGTTAAGCGAGAATAAGAGACAGCCAGATGAGGCAAAGACCAGTTCAGAGAGTACTCAAACAAACAGAGGGGTTGCAAGTCAAGCCGAAGACACTTCAGTGGAACCTAAAGATGGCAATACTGAAGAACATATTCATGAAATGATTGCAAAGAAATTGAATGCAATTCAGACTAACATTGAAGTAGTGGAACTCCATCTGACACGTGAACATATGAAACGAGTTCTGGGTGAAGTGTACCTTCACACCTGGATTACAGAGAACACCAGTGTTCCAACCAGAGGCATTTGTGACTTCTTGACCTCTGACCCCAGCTACGATGATCGGACAGCAAAG GTTCTGATTTCTCACAATTTGAAGAAATTGACCAAACAGACATTTCCTGAACACTGTTCCCTTTGTAAAGAGGTTCTCCCATTTACGGATCGACGCAAAGCTGTCTGCTCCAATGGGCACATTTGGCACAG ATGTGTTCTGACATACCATGCGTGTCAAAGTCTGACCTATCGCAGATGTCTGCTGCAAGACAGCATCGCTCGACAGCACTTACCCTCAG ACCCTGACTGGATAAAGCGCCTGCTGCAGAGTCCATGTACATACTGTGACTCTCCTCTCTTCTGA